A DNA window from Janibacter sp. A1S7 contains the following coding sequences:
- a CDS encoding FAD-dependent monooxygenase: MDEQIPHDDVVIIGAGIGGLTLALALRERGIDARILERTAELREVGAAVALSANATNLLRRFGVYADLDEVSWPQTDLIFRDGRTGSTLGRTPVGSTYRERFGADYWGVHRADLQRVLSDAVGADRIRLSHHLVDLHEEDDRVLLDLADGSQRSAGIVVGADGVRSLLRRWVVGHDDAIYSGRSGFRGIIPTEQLTALPDPRAIQFWIGPTGHLLHYAMGGQGQDVNFLAVSRTPHEWTADGWVVPATDEEKFVPFTGWHPAVTQMLGAVEVDQRWALMRRPPLPTWHRGRVVLLGDAAHALVPHHGQGANQAIEDTWALADELAGADPDDPTRAFEAFEGRRRLRTRAVQYASWQVAEVLHLPDGPLADARNAEMARTDYFEDTLAWIHGYDPVVDSGIRPGALNR; this comes from the coding sequence ATGGACGAGCAGATACCCCACGACGACGTGGTGATCATCGGCGCCGGCATCGGCGGTCTGACCCTGGCCCTCGCCCTGCGCGAGCGCGGCATCGACGCGCGGATCCTCGAGCGCACCGCCGAGCTGCGTGAGGTCGGGGCCGCTGTCGCCCTCTCGGCCAACGCGACGAACCTGCTTCGTCGCTTCGGCGTCTACGCTGACCTCGACGAGGTGTCCTGGCCGCAGACGGACCTGATCTTCCGCGACGGTCGCACCGGGTCGACGCTGGGACGTACCCCCGTCGGGAGCACCTACCGCGAGCGATTCGGCGCGGATTACTGGGGGGTGCATCGCGCGGACCTGCAGCGGGTCCTCTCCGACGCCGTCGGCGCCGACCGGATCAGGCTCTCCCACCATCTGGTCGACCTGCACGAGGAGGACGACCGAGTCCTGCTCGACCTCGCCGACGGGTCGCAGCGCAGTGCCGGGATCGTCGTCGGTGCGGACGGGGTCCGCTCTCTCCTGCGCCGCTGGGTCGTCGGTCACGACGACGCGATCTACTCCGGACGCTCGGGTTTCCGCGGGATCATCCCCACCGAGCAGCTGACCGCGCTGCCCGACCCGAGGGCCATCCAGTTCTGGATCGGTCCGACCGGGCATCTCCTGCACTACGCGATGGGCGGTCAGGGCCAGGACGTGAACTTCCTGGCCGTCAGCCGCACCCCTCACGAGTGGACCGCCGACGGGTGGGTGGTGCCGGCCACCGACGAGGAGAAGTTCGTCCCCTTCACCGGCTGGCACCCCGCCGTCACGCAGATGCTCGGGGCGGTCGAGGTCGACCAGCGCTGGGCCCTGATGCGCCGCCCGCCGCTGCCGACCTGGCACCGGGGTCGGGTGGTCCTCCTCGGCGACGCCGCGCACGCCCTCGTCCCGCACCACGGTCAGGGCGCCAACCAGGCCATCGAGGACACGTGGGCGCTCGCGGACGAACTCGCGGGTGCCGATCCGGACGACCCGACGCGGGCCTTCGAGGCCTTCGAAGGGAGGCGTCGCCTGCGCACGCGCGCGGTGCAGTACGCGTCGTGGCAGGTCGCGGAGGTGCTCCATCTCCCGGACGGGCCCCTGGCGGACGCACGCAACGCAGAAATGGCCAGGACGGACTACTTCGAGGACACGCTCGCCTGGATCCACGGGTACGACCCGGTCGTCGACTCGGGGATCCGGCCGGGCGCGCTCAACCGGTGA
- a CDS encoding MFS transporter: protein MTPPEVVTGPAELLPSEAEQAQVHRRTLTVVVVSQILGGAGLAAGISVGALLAQDMLGSPGLSGLPTGLFTLGSALAAYAVGRSTQRLGRRLGLAYGFLAGGLGAFGVVLAAVADNVPFLFLSLFVYGSGTATNLQARYAGTDLAPEHRRGFGTSMAMVATTVGAVAGPNLIEPMGRVADTLGVPALAGPFILSGVAYSAAGVVLFAFLRPDPYLMAKRIAAAGYAAAGGSGPARVPTIGAGAWVGATVMILTQLVMVAVMTMTPVHMRAHGHDLGAVGVVIGAHIAAMWLPSPLTGVLIDKLGRTPMVLAAGVTLLAAGVVGAVAPGDSLGLLIVALSLLGLGWNLGLITGTTLVVDATVPQNRARTQGTIDVLVALAGAGGGVSSGLVLAASSYQALALGGGLLALALVPVLLWARVHHAVRA from the coding sequence GTGACCCCACCTGAGGTCGTGACCGGGCCGGCGGAACTGCTGCCGAGCGAGGCGGAGCAGGCGCAGGTCCACCGGCGCACCCTGACCGTCGTCGTGGTCAGCCAGATCCTCGGCGGGGCCGGCCTGGCCGCAGGCATCTCCGTCGGGGCCCTGCTGGCCCAGGACATGCTTGGCTCGCCGGGGCTGTCCGGACTGCCGACGGGCCTGTTCACCCTCGGGTCGGCTCTGGCCGCCTACGCCGTGGGTCGCTCCACCCAACGGCTGGGACGACGACTGGGCCTGGCCTACGGTTTCCTCGCCGGCGGGTTGGGGGCCTTCGGCGTGGTGCTGGCGGCCGTCGCCGACAACGTGCCCTTCCTCTTCCTCTCCCTCTTCGTCTACGGCTCCGGGACGGCCACGAACCTGCAGGCCCGGTACGCCGGGACCGACCTGGCACCGGAACACCGGCGCGGGTTCGGCACGAGCATGGCCATGGTCGCCACGACGGTGGGTGCGGTGGCGGGCCCCAACCTCATCGAGCCCATGGGCAGGGTTGCCGACACGCTGGGCGTGCCGGCCCTGGCCGGACCCTTCATCCTCTCCGGGGTGGCCTACAGCGCCGCCGGCGTGGTGCTCTTCGCCTTCCTGCGGCCCGACCCGTACCTGATGGCCAAGCGGATCGCCGCCGCGGGGTACGCCGCCGCGGGCGGGTCGGGGCCCGCCCGGGTCCCCACGATCGGCGCCGGCGCGTGGGTGGGAGCGACGGTGATGATCCTGACCCAGCTGGTGATGGTCGCCGTCATGACGATGACGCCCGTGCACATGCGGGCGCACGGCCACGACCTGGGCGCGGTCGGGGTGGTCATCGGTGCGCACATCGCCGCCATGTGGCTGCCCTCGCCCCTGACCGGCGTCCTCATCGACAAGCTCGGACGCACCCCGATGGTGCTGGCGGCCGGCGTGACGCTGCTGGCCGCCGGGGTGGTCGGGGCGGTCGCGCCGGGCGACTCCCTGGGCCTGCTCATCGTGGCTCTCAGCCTGCTCGGGCTCGGCTGGAACCTCGGCCTGATCACCGGCACCACGCTCGTCGTCGACGCCACCGTCCCGCAGAACAGGGCCCGCACCCAGGGGACCATCGACGTCCTCGTCGCGCTCGCCGGCGCCGGGGGTGGTGTCTCCTCCGGTCTGGTGCTGGCGGCGAGCAGCTACCAGGCGCTCGCCCTCGGTGGCGGGTTGCTCGCCCTCGCCCTCGTCCCCGTCCTGCTCTGGGCGAGGGTGCACCACGCCGTCCGGGCCTGA
- a CDS encoding alpha/beta hydrolase family protein, protein MPQQPTPVEAAEDETLARLLEEGQGDDVGTVQRYGTSEDAVLERYGPVDAPTVVLVHGGYFRPGVDRTHSRPQARALVAAGWQVVLPEYRRVPGAACTATEDLAALTAYLREEHVDVRVWVGHSAGGALVLWRALAGDLPPVRVVALAPVADFDAAVAQRLGGDAVRDWVGAGPQEAPMTYARLDPTRLAARSADALARIHLVHGTVDATVPVRQSEDFPAARTLVPGAHHFDLVDPASPHWPSVLGAIDG, encoded by the coding sequence GTGCCGCAGCAGCCCACCCCTGTCGAGGCCGCCGAGGACGAGACGCTCGCCCGCTTGCTCGAGGAGGGGCAGGGCGACGACGTGGGGACCGTGCAGCGCTACGGCACCTCGGAGGATGCGGTCCTCGAGCGCTACGGACCGGTGGACGCCCCGACCGTCGTCCTCGTGCACGGTGGCTACTTCCGGCCGGGCGTGGACCGGACCCACTCGCGTCCCCAGGCGCGGGCACTCGTGGCCGCGGGGTGGCAGGTGGTTCTCCCCGAGTACCGACGAGTACCGGGGGCGGCCTGCACCGCGACCGAGGACCTCGCCGCGCTGACCGCGTACCTGCGTGAGGAGCACGTCGACGTGCGTGTCTGGGTCGGTCACTCCGCCGGCGGCGCTCTGGTGCTCTGGCGCGCACTGGCCGGCGATCTGCCACCGGTGCGCGTGGTCGCCCTCGCCCCGGTGGCCGACTTCGACGCGGCGGTGGCGCAGCGGCTCGGGGGCGACGCGGTCCGTGACTGGGTCGGCGCCGGCCCACAGGAGGCGCCCATGACGTACGCCCGGCTCGATCCGACCCGTCTGGCGGCCCGCAGCGCCGACGCCCTGGCGCGCATCCACCTCGTCCACGGCACGGTGGACGCGACGGTCCCCGTCAGGCAGAGCGAGGACTTCCCCGCCGCCCGGACGCTCGTGCCCGGTGCGCACCACTTCGATCTCGTCGACCCCGCGTCACCCCACTGGCCGAGCGTCCTGGGCGCCATCGACGGCTGA
- a CDS encoding PucR family transcriptional regulator — protein sequence MHPVTNLDDELQDLAEALQRRLVVVDARMRVLAYSIHETDADRARLSHLLAHSDTWPPLPAGNGPTTRTAGDGTEWVLHPLRDDRHRVGHLLHVRAKGVPAPTGEILADGAARLSVLLSLRTKLVEREAARTDELLTSLLATDASAEQRDCAATALVVEGLVGSTGQYCTVVLGAPTGHPDGALAARTSVEATLDFVARTSTATVVGGLIGGTGVLVFPRPVVHDRLERVLDAPGLADVHAGIGGTVTSLADAATSHDQAQLAWRAACLDPRTYARVTSWTQLGLDKLVLRLPLERLTADDLPDAVSRLMSDDHREVDVPTLEAYLAAGGDARATATGLGIHRSTLYYRLTRIRSTTGADLRDGVARRDLHTGLRVARLAGMLTG from the coding sequence GTGCACCCCGTGACCAACCTCGACGACGAGCTGCAGGACCTGGCCGAGGCCCTCCAACGGCGACTCGTCGTCGTCGACGCGAGGATGCGGGTGCTCGCCTACTCCATCCACGAGACCGACGCGGACCGGGCCCGGCTGTCGCACCTGCTGGCCCACAGCGACACCTGGCCGCCCCTGCCCGCCGGCAACGGGCCGACCACCCGCACCGCGGGCGACGGGACGGAGTGGGTGCTGCACCCCCTTCGCGACGATCGTCACCGCGTCGGCCACCTCCTGCACGTCCGAGCGAAGGGCGTCCCTGCGCCGACCGGCGAGATCCTCGCCGACGGTGCGGCCCGCCTGAGTGTCCTGCTGTCCCTGCGGACGAAGTTGGTCGAGCGTGAGGCTGCCAGAACCGATGAGCTGCTGACCTCGCTTCTCGCGACGGATGCCTCCGCGGAACAACGGGACTGCGCCGCAACCGCCCTCGTCGTCGAGGGGCTCGTCGGGTCAACCGGTCAGTACTGCACGGTCGTCCTCGGCGCTCCAACGGGTCACCCGGATGGCGCGTTGGCCGCTCGCACGTCCGTCGAGGCGACCCTCGACTTCGTCGCGCGCACGTCCACGGCCACCGTCGTCGGGGGCCTCATCGGCGGCACCGGCGTGCTCGTCTTCCCCCGGCCGGTCGTGCACGACCGGCTGGAGCGGGTGCTCGACGCACCGGGACTCGCCGACGTGCACGCCGGCATCGGGGGCACCGTCACCAGCCTCGCCGACGCGGCGACGAGCCATGACCAGGCCCAGTTGGCCTGGCGGGCTGCGTGCCTCGACCCGAGGACGTACGCGCGGGTGACGTCATGGACGCAGCTCGGCCTGGACAAGCTGGTGCTCCGTCTGCCGCTGGAGCGGCTGACCGCCGACGACCTGCCCGACGCGGTGTCCCGGCTGATGTCGGACGACCACCGCGAGGTCGACGTCCCGACGCTCGAGGCCTACCTCGCCGCGGGCGGGGATGCCCGGGCCACGGCCACGGGTCTGGGCATCCATCGCTCAACGCTGTACTACCGCCTCACCCGCATCCGCTCCACGACCGGCGCGGACCTGCGCGACGGTGTGGCCCGCCGCGATCTGCACACCGGTCTGCGGGTGGCCCGACTGGCCGGGATGCTCACCGGTTGA
- a CDS encoding excalibur calcium-binding domain-containing protein translates to MSRAKGAWPAAASVLLALAPGGCGGGGEPTAAPPPTTTVTTTTTTTVTTTPTVTADVATTTTTTTPVPAPTAEPEVTPAPEPEPRTTTPPQPPPAAGQAPFANCTAARAAGSAPVRAGDPGYGRHLDRDGDGIGCE, encoded by the coding sequence ATGAGCAGGGCGAAGGGGGCGTGGCCCGCTGCCGCGTCCGTGCTCCTCGCGCTCGCCCCGGGCGGGTGCGGCGGCGGGGGTGAACCCACCGCTGCGCCACCCCCCACGACGACCGTCACCACCACGACCACCACGACCGTGACGACGACGCCGACCGTGACCGCGGACGTTGCGACCACCACGACGACGACCACGCCGGTTCCGGCGCCGACCGCCGAGCCGGAGGTCACCCCTGCACCGGAGCCCGAGCCCCGGACCACGACACCCCCGCAGCCACCCCCGGCAGCCGGGCAGGCCCCCTTCGCCAACTGCACCGCGGCCCGGGCCGCGGGAAGCGCACCGGTGCGCGCGGGCGACCCCGGATACGGCCGCCACCTCGACCGGGACGGTGACGGCATCGGTTGCGAGTGA
- a CDS encoding HNH endonuclease family protein, producing the protein MSTRSRGGLAILLASVVASACTAPGGPTAATTTVTETASATTTASPTTVTPSPVTVTETAPTPAADGPGGTSTAGASSPTLDVLESLPVKGRAPRTGYDRAQFGQAWSDAVEVDGGHNGCDTRNDVLRRDLAAITLDPSTGGCVVLTGTLQDPFTSTTISFVRGRDTSREVQIDHLVALSNAWQTGAQQLGAQQRENLANDPLNLLAVHGSANAHKGDGDAATWLPRTSFRCDYAARQVAVKQRYDLWVTPPEHDALTRILDSCPGQPLPTPAGTGVPARGAP; encoded by the coding sequence ATGTCCACAAGGTCCCGAGGAGGGCTTGCGATTTTGCTCGCGAGCGTCGTCGCATCGGCGTGCACCGCGCCGGGCGGGCCGACCGCAGCGACGACGACGGTGACCGAGACGGCGAGCGCCACGACCACGGCCTCGCCCACGACGGTCACCCCGTCCCCGGTGACGGTCACCGAGACGGCACCGACGCCCGCCGCGGACGGCCCCGGCGGCACGTCCACCGCCGGCGCCTCCTCCCCCACGCTCGACGTGCTGGAGAGCCTCCCGGTCAAGGGGCGAGCGCCGAGGACGGGGTACGACCGAGCGCAGTTCGGCCAGGCGTGGAGCGACGCGGTCGAGGTCGACGGTGGTCACAACGGCTGCGACACCCGCAACGACGTGCTGCGCCGGGACCTTGCCGCCATCACGCTCGACCCGTCCACCGGGGGGTGCGTCGTGCTCACGGGGACGCTGCAGGACCCCTTCACGAGTACGACGATCTCCTTCGTCCGCGGCCGGGACACCTCGCGTGAGGTGCAGATCGACCACCTCGTGGCCCTGTCCAACGCGTGGCAGACGGGCGCGCAGCAGCTGGGAGCGCAGCAGCGGGAGAACCTGGCCAACGACCCGCTCAACCTGCTCGCCGTCCACGGCAGCGCCAACGCGCACAAGGGTGACGGCGATGCCGCCACCTGGCTGCCGCGCACGTCCTTCCGCTGCGACTACGCCGCCCGCCAGGTCGCGGTCAAGCAGCGCTACGACCTGTGGGTGACTCCTCCCGAGCACGATGCGCTGACCCGGATCCTCGATTCGTGCCCCGGCCAGCCGCTGCCGACGCCCGCGGGTACCGGCGTACCCGCGCGGGGCGCCCCATGA